The DNA window ACTACTGCTTTCCATGATGACCTGTGTCTGAAGAAGCTCTTCATGATGCATTTCCAGATAtaatctcgttatttcgagatactaagtcgtcgtaacgagataatatctcgaaataacgagataatatctcgaaataacaagataatatctcaaaataatatatattatcattatttttttacataGGTGTgctatctcgaaataacgagatattgTCTTGAAATAATGAGACAatatctgaagaaaaaaaaattggaagattttttttttaattcttatttttttcacatatgtgtattatctcgaaataatgagatattatcttgaaataacaagatatgatctcgaaataacaagataacATCTCGAAAAAAGACTTTCTTCACTTGCGGTTCAGGGCTTCCGTACTTTACAACTGGTGACATTACCATCTAGTTAAGGTGTGTGCAGCTAGCTGATGAGTTTGTGTAATCTCTTTAAGtggaaagacatttttttttaggtcttagCAGATATccattaacctgactttcgccagatcatgtagttcgctgtctgcttcacacaaggatctgggacttctcgataggagatgtatttatgaaggcaggtccttgtaaaacatcctcgcatgtgatttgataaaccacttgcctgttatcttgaatgacgtgctagacttcttcaagctcttgccaaacgcGGTCGgaaaaagagtaaaaacatccttgccaccaataaatgtcttcaaaactattctctgttaatcttttaaagaatgaatactcgatagattcgacaaaacggttgaaatagcataatcaatgtcagcacaagactcctcgctgcgtgccgccattgttatttgaatcaaacactcgcttcggcgctcctgattggttgctcattttttgatcactggcaggggtttggattgccctcgcgtccagacccttgtgtggagctcagcgaaacgcctctggtggagcatggcggaactacaagggtctggcgagagtcaggctagatatccatactgtaggttgaaaataaatctctttgtTACCTTTCACTGGAAGTCTTATTTTGTGCCTGGGTCCTAGTTCTTTCCCCTTAATTCCTTGTGTTGCAACTCTCTTGAAACTTCGTCCACTTATCCAACTATTAATAATTCACGAATGttaacaaatcagtcatccaaactGCAACTCTTGCTGGTAGCCTAGCCAAGTTCCCACTCTTCTCAAACTGAcgattcaaacttcatgactacagtcgttttcTTTGAATTAATGGGTTTATTTAAGATTTCCGCTAGGGCTAGGCTATATGaaatgcctgaatgtgtgttttttgtggttGGTGCCTGTAGAAGGACACCTGCTCCCTGATCTTGTCTTCATCCTTGCcactgggaaaaaaaacaaaaaaaaaaaaaccgggAACATCGACTATAAATCACCCATTTTAATCTGGAAAATACGGTAATTGGCCTGTAAACCAATACAACTCTACAGTATCCTATAATTTAGACGCTAGGCAAAGAGCCAGTTCTCATGCTTGACCTAACGGCATGATGTGTTAGACAGCATTTAGGTGTCccattgttgtttgtgctttgGACCTTTCTCATTGTAGATGTTGCATAGTTACCACTGCATGGAACAGGTCTAATTGCAATATCCTGCCCTTTGCTCTGCATCTAAATTAAAGGGCCAATAGGCTGAAAAGCACTGGTCTGTATTTTTAGAACTTTCTTTGAGTTCCCTCTGTGCTGCACATACATTGATACACAGCAATTATGCATGATACAAAGACAAGAAAAAATAATAACGTTTTATTTTATAGCTAAAGTATTCACATTCTACAATCTATTTTACAATTAAAACTATGCTTTACATGTCAAAAATGTTACTGATGCATAGAATTAGTAGATATTAGTTCATTGTGTTTATCTCAATTCTGTCCAACAGCAGAGGTAaacagttttctacaccaccatGAGCAGTGCCTCCCCAGTAATCAGAATACATTTATTGAGCTAGTGAGATGGAGATGGCTTTGTGCCTGATTATTTCATGTTGAAGTAATATGAATTACAGTGCAATTTGCAGTCCACCAGCATGGTTTTGCATTTAATGAATAGCTGAGTATGTTTACCGGTGAATAAGtgttttttcttgtcttttcaTTCAATAGTAGCCACATACAAGTAGTTGAATACAGCCATTTTAACTTAACATTCCATTCCAAACTggcacagaaacagacaaaaatgtcagcattttgaCTTCACAGAATTATTTTGTCAGCAAATATCAGTCAAGCTTGTAAAACAGCAGATTAATGTCAAAGACTCTCTAGAAGTGCTGGGCAAAACATTGATTTAAATTGAAAGTCAAGTTTTTTATAACAATCAATTTGTTTTTATGAAAATCGATCTTCTCTTTAAATtccattactgaaaaatgatcTGATGATATGTCCAATGTCTCTAAACTTTATCCAGCTGCTGATGGGCGGCAAATATTAAGCGAAGTTGCCCAGTTGAGGGCTTGTAGTCACTTTTGTCATCACGGTGTAGTTCGTTTGTAGTCCATGTTGCCTTTCATGTCCAATGGTTTTATTGTGAACTTGGGAATTTGCCGTTTTTGTTACTTGAAATATCCTTCTTTCACAAGCGTCTAACACCAAAGCATACAGttgtttatttaagattagtgagtgtgtgttttaacctTTGTTGTGGCATCCATGTTTATCACACATTCTGACGGCAAAGCAAATGAACACTCCGTAATCAACGTAATCACGGCGGTCCCTGATATTCCCAGGTGTCATGAATGGACCTACTGCACAATGTATATACTAATGATACTGGTAAAGCAAGAGTAGGTCTGAAAATTAAAGTAAAACATCAtaaattgttttgaaaatgtttgtttgatttgtgttttgggggggggggcagtcaaAATCATAAATTGGGGTTTTATATGAATGAATAAATCTGAGAATGTTAGGCCATTTCACCCCGCCCTACTCTCTAGTCAGTTCCTGTGTTCTAGTCCATCCACTTTAGGTCATGGCTGCAGTGTTTTCGTAAATCACAGCTGTGTTAATAGCAGCTGTGTTAATATATAACGGCTCTTCTGGTTTCTTTTGTGCCAAAAGGTCCTTGATGCACTGGTGTAGAAATACGTATTGGGACTGAAAGAGAATAAAGAATAGGATATAAgattagaaagaaagaaattagtAGTACAGTGAAATTGAATATATTAAACCACTGGTGTATAAACTAAAAGTATGAAAGACAAATATCCTACAAATACTTCCTCATTACGTGACCTCTGGACCAAAAGTCCACCTTTCCCCCAACCAAAGAGCAGCACTTACAATGGCTgagtctttttctgtctctctaagTAATCGACTGTTTTATTGCAGTCACTCATTACCCAGCGACATACAGTGGCTTTCCAGTAAGCCATGCaagaagaaaatgtgtgttgcaTCATGTGTGCAACCACAAATTTGGCCGTATAGCTAAAGGCTAAAGGGCATCACCACTTCACACACAAGCtgaatgtttgtgttcatgttctTCCTGATATCTGGTATGAAAATGTTTCTCTCTGTAATTAACATCTATGAGGAAGTGTGAGCTGGTGTGTATAATATCACCTCTGTTTGCACCATGCGTGGCCGATGGCGTCTCATGCGATGGACAAACCCTGCAATGTCCAcggcttgctctctctccatctgctgtAGCAGCACATCCAGGGCTATCAGAGTGCCTGTTCTGCCAACTCCAGCACTGACAGACATAACcaaacacacaagcgcgcacgcacgcacgcacgcacacacgcacgcacgcacgcacgcacgcacgcacgcacgcacgcacgcacgcacgcacgcacgcacgcacgcacgcacgcacgcacgcacgcacacacgcacgcacacacacacacacacacacacacacacacacacacacacacacacacagttaggagTTAAGAGTTAGGCGGGTTTGGCTTAATGAATGGCAACTCTAAAGCAATGAAGGGTACTATTTATGAGACATGCATGTTTCTCAGGGTGCAGTTGAGTGAACTTAATTCTCTGAGGGGTATACTTCAAAAAAGAGAAGTGGTATTGTTTGGATAGGTTAGGGTCACATGGTAGGGAAAGCACTGACTGACGAGGCTTCAGTGATGTCACTGCCTGTGGCTGTGGTAAAATGAcaggggggcagtggggggaTTCGACTTGTTAAGTTGAAGCCTGCTGGAGGAGCatagctgattttttttctccttcttttgtAGGACATTTGGGTAGCTTGTGGCATTTGTGACTTATGCATTTCTGTTTGGATTTTACACCCCCTTGAACACAAAAACTTGAACCTAAAACTCGGAATGGCTTGAGCTGGCCCAGCTGAACACACAAGAACACGAGCAGAGAGTGCCAGCACGCCACAGGTATGTTGAACGCTCTCTGAGACTCCTGCCAAGCTgacatgctgtacacacacacacacacctcctgccaagctgacatactgtacacgcacacacacacacacacacacacacacacacacacacacagacacacatgcattcacccaCTGTTAGAACATACTATCGTGTTCTGCACCATACGGTACGTAGGACTAGTGTGTAAGGAGCAGTTACAGTAAGTTCTTTCTAGGTTAGTTTAATGTAGCGTTGTGGGCTTTAGTTTGGTTTTACCCCCAGACCGAGTAAGAGCTGTGGCCTTTCCCGCATCGTAACAGTATATTGAGCCTCAAAGCCATGCAGCAGTGCATTCAGCAGAGAAATGTTTGTGCCAATGTCCTTGTTGCTTGTCCTTTTGCTTACGGTTTAAAGCCAATTATTCACACGTTTTTATAGAATTTTTTGGAAAAGGAATAGAAGACCACCGGGAATATTGGCCTGTTTTGGTCAAATTTCAACACACTTCACTTACGCTTGACATACCACTAATCTTGTAATACCACTCTGGTCATTAAACAGTATACAAACGGACAGAAAGACCTTCTTTAGGAATGCTCAAAGCCTAGTGATGCACCCACACATCTTTTAGCATGAACTTTCACACATCGTACAACACAGAGAGATTTACAATCGGAGCTTAAGACacaaggggggggaggggggggggggggggtatacccATCTGCCATAGGGTACAATTACATTTTAAGTGGGTTTTTTTGTATTGGAAAAAGCTTTAGAAAGACTTTGTTTACTCAACTGCTACATGAAGCGCTGATTTAATAAACGTATAGCTGActcttgtagcctacagtacctgcAGTGCACAACTGTGGGCCCTGAGGATGGAGATCTGTCAATATGCTGCCGAATGTGTCCACGGAACTGGATCAGTTCCTCGGTTCCCTTAGGAACACCATGGTCTGGCCAGGCTGTGAAGTGGAAATGTTTAACCCGTCTTTCCTCGGATTTGGCCTCCtgaccacacacccacacacccacacacacacacacaattaacactCACTTATCCTTATTGAATTCTCTGAAAACAGTTAGGTTAAGAGATGGCAGAATAAGTATTACGTGTTTTACGATGAATTCCCGCATGGTCCAGTTGCTCTCTTTACGCTCTGATGTCATGGTAATGAGTAGGTCACCATGGCGACATGGAGAAGGACCCTGAGGCCAATACTGGTCGCACTTTGCCTGAAAGACGGAATTAAAAAGATGCAAATGATAATGAGGGACAGAACAAAACTGATTAAACATCACTTGTTCAGTTCTTGATATACAACATATGTTTAATACTACAAAGGATTAATAATAGAATGTTTTAACACAATTATACTCCTCAATTCTATTTGGTCATTATATATCAACTGTATCAAACCTAACAGGTTCAAGCATCAATAAGTAGTGAAATTAGTAGGCCTAATAAAAgtaataaaacattttaaagttcATTAAGATAAAATGAGGCAATATAAAGGGCAGCTGTCACTACTGAAGGACCCCTGAATACATCAGTGTCAGACAGGCTTCCagtattttacattttaatgtCAAAAACTCCCGTGTTAATATCTGACTGTGCTACACCGTTGCAATTACGAGATCCTTGTGGAACTTTGAGGTGCCTAGTGGAACCTTGAGGTTCTTTTGGAGAAACTttcgtttttttcttctctatcGTTGAATAGCTTATAATCGTCGATGGGCCCTATCTATTACCCAGCGCATCATGGCGCTAAGTGCAACATAAGTTTTCTTCTTATTTCCCAACACAGTGATGATTCAAGTTACaagttgtgtaggcctatgtaaagTTTAGCTGGCATCCTGTCATGAAATGTAAGTGAGCCCTTAGCATGCCATTTGATCATGTGCTCCTTGCTCTTAAAGGTAATGACAAATGTCAATCTCATTGGTTTACTGGATTTTTCACCCAAAGCATGACTAATTAAGAAATGTAAGAACCACCCTTTTGAAAGAATGTGGCATCTGATCACTCATTACTCAAATTTTGGACAGGCtatctacatgtacagtatttatactgtatctgtctatcgatctatcgatctatctctctactgtatctatctatctatctatctatctatttcacTGACACACCAACCATCAccatcctcaaacacacacagtggtgcagACAGTCAAGGCAATATGCAGGTATATGAAGTATACAGCAAGATGCATCATGATTTCTGTATGAATCTACTTAAAATATCCAAGGATATCAGCATACATTGTCATACTGTAGAATTTTGACATGAGCTATTTTTCGGAAATAAGATGTAGACATCGCTGGATATGGGAAAAACTCTTTCCAACAAGGCAGCACTCTCCCTATTCGGCCCTGAGCACCACAGGCTACCTAAGCAatatcacagtatacccactacaacAAACTAGACTTCGCCATACTCACCTTTCCATTCTCTATACAGTTGGTTACCATGACAATCCGTTCAGACTTTTGCTCCCAGATCATTCTCCAGAAGTCACTGACGGTGGAGCTGAGTGGACCTTGAGCCGCAATGTACTCCATCTTCTTGCCCCCATAGCCCTTATAGATAAGAATACAGTGTGTCTTTACCATGTTTTTTCTGCTGCCTAGCTGCCCAGCACTGTTTTAGAACACGGTCGGCTAATGTAGTTAGTTAGCAGATCAGAACAGGAGCAGTGCTGTGAACTGAACAaccaagtaggctactgtggaTAAGCAATGCAGGAAGTCATGTAGACTAGACTTACGGGTATGAAGTTGGCGTTAATGTAGTCTGAGTTCTGGCCACGTATACTGAGCTTCACACGAGAACAGTCATCTACACAAACAGGGTGAAATCATTTGAgtgaagtatgtgtgtttgtgtaggttgCAGAGGGGCATGTGTGCAAGTTGCTTACATGGCAGTATATCGATGAATCTGTTTTTGCTCTTGTTCTCTGGAAGAGTTGCTTCACGTTGAGTTAGGTCTGCTCCTACAGTGCTGAATTGCttttaaacacagacaaacaaaatgaaCACATCTGTGACTGGTAAAATGCAGGATAGTAAATGATTGAAATACTCAAAACAGACTTGACTTTCATAACAAAGTTCTCATCTATCTCTGTGAATTATGTTGTATCTCACCGAATATTCCAATGAGAACTCTCGATTCTCATCACGGCTCAGGTGGTTGAAATGATCTGGAAATTTCTTCACTGGAATGGCCCTGAATAAAGTGAAGCCAATTGGCATTGGAAAGTAGAAAAAATAGCAAACATTTGCTAACTTTATAAACACAATTTATTAACTGTGTCAATTGTCAACAGTTTAGCTCTCTAGTCCTGTTTTACTCAGAATATCATTCATCAAGCAATAATGCAATAATGAAATTATGAgtttttaatcaatgaattATCCAATAAAACATCATTACTGAATAAAACATACTTCGATTTGTCTTGTGAAGGACCAGGGTCTGAATTCCTGTCATACATTGGCATGTGTACTTTGCTGTCCAGGAAAGGAACAGAGTGCAAACATGTTGAAGTTAGCAACTACTGTTTGAAATGTAAAGTCCAGTTATTTTTcttgtgaaatgtttttgtcCAAAAGTCACCTGAGCAACTTGGGCTTTCTTCGCAGCACAAACACTCCCATTGCTACCAGGAGGCCCAGCAGAATGATGACCAGCACTGGAACCCAGATCACCGCTGAGGGGAACAGAGCAGGTacagacacagggacacacgGGATCTTATTATCTGATTTAACAGCAAACATTTCAATTTATGACATTAATAATCTGTAATAGTACTGATTGACTTGGAGGAGATGTCATTACACATTAGGTGAACAGATCCACCCTCtcactagcctggtcctaccaacCTCTCGTACATATTTTATACTGTACAGAGTCtagccactttccattgccaagcgttaACTTCCTTGAATGCAGGCCAGGCTATCCTCACTACTTTGCATGCACAATTGTACACCACTGGTGATTCATCACATGTTGCCAGGTTGGCCAAAGTCCTATACCTCTGGCACTACAGCAGCTCGTTACATACATATGACAAGATTTTATCACTATTCAAATGTATGACTCGGTTTCAAAACTGCATgacagaaaaaacaactgctcatTGAAAATTCTTACTTGATTGAGTTCCACAGCTGAAAGATTGAGTTAATCCCCTCGTGGCTCCAGAGAGAgttgtgatgctgatgctgtAGGTCTTTGCAGGCTGCAGCCCATCCACTCTCAGTGTATCTGTTTCTGGTGTCACAACAGAGCTTTTCCCACTCACATTCACCTCCACTCCAGTCCACACACCATCTGGTTTCCCCCACTTCGGACTCACAGAGTAGTCTCCACCATCACAACTAATATCGGGCACTATTGCAggaactgtaactgtaacagaAATCATGGAGGGGTTTTGTTatcaaaatgttaaaaaaatcaaaatgttATCAAAAGAAATACCTGGGCATACATGCAATATTGGTTAAAAAGTTATCAAATGTATTGTATATTGCATTGTATAGTCATAGTGGGACTAGGAAAAATACTCACCAAAATTTAAATTGTTTGTGCACTGTGGGAGTTTCTCCTGACCCAATTCATAATAGAGTGACACACTGTAAGTATCTCCAGGGATAAGATTAGAGAAGGTCACAGTGTTTCCCTCCTTAATGCCATTCACATCATTCCCATTATTAGCTGTTGCCGTGGTGAACTCCCCCAGAACCTCTGCTTCAATGGTGAAGTTTCTGACAGTCCACCGTGAGGCAGCACAGTTGAATGCTTTGAGAAAAAGACAAGGCAGTATTGTTtgtaaaccattaaaacatttgATTGATAAGAAACATAATCCATTTCTGAAAAGCTCAAAATAATGTGCAGGTCAAAATATGTATGACTGCGTAATGTAACATGGACAAATCAAATGAGCAAGTTATTAGTATTTTTAAATAATCAGCCAAATAAGTTACACTCCTCCCTTCTGTCTTCCTAAAACATTGTGTTGATTCTCTGTCTGAGTCGCTATGTTTGTGTCAGATTTTTTAAGCAGAGACACTGAATTAAGAGCTTGAGGCTCATCCCGCAGCCCACAAATGTCAGTTTCTGACTGTGAATGCAAATAGACCCTGAGATTCACTTAGGTTTACATAGTTACAAGCTATCCATTACTTCCCCTCGGACTCCACCAAACAATTTCACTCCCGTAACACTCAAGTGAACTGTTTCTTGGAGAGGATATGACTTTGCAGGAGAATATGACCGTAATATGTTTTACAGGGATCTGAATCAGGAGGAAACTTACTTGTAACAGTTAAAAATGTATACCCTGAGCTTCTCACTTGCCCAAGCATAGTGAAGAGGGAGTATGAGTATATTGTCCCATGAGACAGAGATGAGACAATGGTCGTCACTGTGGTCTGATCTGcatctgatccagtgatgctggTCTCTGCTCCATTGCTGTCTGTCAGCGTGTAGTTGTAGTTTTTGTTGTTGACTTTGGTCCACTCCAGCTCTAGCTGAGTCTCAGAGCGGCTGACCACATTTACCTCAATAACATCAGAGGGAGCTGAAGGGGATGGGGGTAGTGGTGGACAGCAGACAGGTGGATGGTCAGaacacagcagacagagagagagattgacattTAGAATGGAAACTGTGTGAGGAATGTGgcatataaataaaatatggaGAGATTATTGATATACTGACTGAATCTGAGATAGCAACTGAACTGGCTCCTCATAAAAACTTCTCCAAACATTCTATTATTTCCTAATTCAACTAATATATTTCACAGTGATTTCAATCAGGAGGGAACTTACTTGTAACCTCTGAGAAGATATgccctgtgctgttcactcccttaaacacagtgaagagagtgaaagagtagcTTGTCCCATTAGTGAGAGATGAGACTTTGTGTTTCACTGTGATCCCTGcatctgatccagtgatgctggTCTCCTTTCCATTGTTGTCTCTCAGTATGTAATTgtagttattgttgttgttgactttggTCCACTCCAGCTCTAGCTGAGTCTCAGAGCGGTTGACCACATTTACCTGAGTAACTGCAGAGGGAGCTGTGGGGGGTCAGGTCACAGGAAGGCATTTAGAACAAAGCAGGCAAGAGGAGAGCTTATTGAGACACTGAGAGAAATGATCACAGTAACAGAATTGGCTCTTCAGTCATCTCCAAAGCTTGTAATTTCAATTATTAGAATCAAATATCTTGAAatagaaaaacacaaataatataaaataatttTTGGTTATGAATATAGCCTCAGTTCTCTGCAGGAGAACACAAGACATTAACCAATGGGAAATCCTCGGATGACATTGATCGACCTGAATCAATGTCCAATCACCTCAGGGATTTTTTCCATAGGCTACTGCTTATTTAATATAAGGCCACTATGTAAGGAACTAGTCCTCTGTGAGCATACTGAAGCGATCCAATGGATCAAGTCCAGACAGCCAATGAGGTTAAAGTTTCAGAGAGCCCAAGTTATATGCATAACCATATTATGTTCTCTTTTGTCACTAATCGCCCAAGACCTTCCAGATCCTGAGCTGTGTTTTCCTGTGGCTACCCGGCTGGTTGCACCTCTAACACACTCTCCAGTTGGTTAACGCCATGCCATGTTTAGCTGCTTGCCTACCGCATCTCCTGTCTCCATGCTCTGCTACTCAGCACACCTGTCTGAGTATTTAAGCCAGGCTCTGGGAATCTTTTTCAGTCTTGTATTTGGGTGTTAATACTCCACGAGCCCTGTGGTCAGGCATTTTGGCCCTGAGATGTATGCGGCGTGCGCGCACAGTTTGGGACTACTCCAAGAGTTTTCATAGAGTGCagctgttcactgtgtgcttgaCTAGTGTAATAATTGTTGATGTATTTTAATTATTACTTTTTGAACACTTTTAAACTGTTGCCCGACcttgtgtattttcttttttatttcttaattTTTGACTCCTGACTATTCCTTGACTATTGCCCTTCTATGATTTTATTATATAATTCCTATGAAATGTGCCATGTAGATACAGTTTACTTTACTCTACTTGACTTGTCGCTGCTGCTCTGCTATTCTGTCCCTGTTGAATTTCTGATTTTCTGGACTTTTGGAACTTTTTGGACTGAATTTGTTACTGAACATTCTGGAGTGTTTATACTTTTTCATCACACactggccacgtttacatgttTTTTAATGCTCTGATTGATGTAGTTTATCAGGGCTAATGTAGCTGATGAGATTTCCGCTCTTGAATTACCCAGCAATTTGGATGGTCTCATTGACCTAGCCGACCGTGTGGATTCTCGTCTTGGACGCAGAGAGTAGATCCAGACCTTAGTTCTGCACCACGCCCCAAACCGGCAATTAAGTATAAATAAAGCCTGTGGTTCGGAACAAAATAGGTAAAGTGCCCCAAGTTACACAGACTAGATTCTTCTCTAGCAGCAAGAGCATTGAATGATGCCattgccaaccccccccccccccccccccatgtttgACTGGTATTAGGTATTCCATGGCCATGTCTTCACAATCCCGCATGTCAATTGGAGGGATGCACTCATTGTCTCACCAACTGTCTCTCCTCTACCCAGCTTCCAGAGGCTGCTTTGAGGTCATGAAGAGGACATGgatctctcctctgttcctccaGGGTATCATGGTCTTTGTCAGGTCTTTAGCAAAGCTATGGCTACTTCTCTTCCTCCACAATGGCCTTACTGCGCCATTGGCTTACGACCTGGCACTACTCCCCCTGAACTCAAGTCAGGCCACATGGTCAGAAAAGCTGGTTGGGCTACTTCTAAGAGACTAAACCCAAAGACGATCGGAGCACTCGGATAAATTATGAACTtattttattgtggtgcacaatcGACTGACGTTTCGATGCACTGCGTCTTCCTCAGAGTCAAACCATACTAGGCCACATGGTCTCAATTTTTCTCCCACTTCAGGCCCCATGGACGCTAAGCCTGACGCCCTGTCCCGACACGCTTCCGATTCTCCACTGGACTGGGTTGAGACCATTCTCCCGTCTCACCTGCTTAGTGGCTGTGGCTCAGCTGGAAATAGAGACCATAGTTTAGCGATCTCTTGTTCAGGACCCGGGATCAGATAACGGAGCCCCGATCCGTTCCCGAATGCTAATGATTCATGGCTTACCTTTTGATATTGTGTCTGATGGGGTCCCTAGTTTTCAGAAAATCTTTAGAGGGATTTTTGTAAACTTGGGCTGGTTGACCAATGACCAGACTAAATGCACAAACCAGCAGCTGGAGGTAGGCTTGTGGCCTGCCCTCGTCATCTACTGGTTTGTCACCTTTCCAATGTTGCTTAGGATATCCCTGTCTCCCACTCTGGAAAGAGATGTGTCTGTCTTATCTACCCAACCTTTTATGCACCACAGTCAGTCACAGATTATGGGGACCGGTCAGGTATCACATGTGATGAAGAATAAAAGCGGGTTGGCACCAGACTCCTGCTCCTGTCTACCAGCCAGGTCAGAGCTGTGCACAGTACAGCTCTGAGTACAGCAAACTTACCCCGTCAAGTTACATCACATCAACTGGCTCACAGATTTGTGGGCCCTTTCTCTATTTCTAAAATCATATATCTCAGCACACAGGTCACGAGACATGTTCACCCATCTTTCCATTCGAGTCAGGCTTCCTCAGGAGTTTACTACAGTCACTGGAAGAACGCTGGGGTATTCAGTGCCTGACATGATTGCCCCACAGCCTTAACTGGCGCCCGCATGAGAAGGGGTGATTCCAAGAGCGCTGGTAGATTTCATGATTCGCTTtcaaaggagggagagagacaccccATGTTTGTTGCTATTACAAGTGGTAGCAGTCCAGGCTGCATTGTTAGCCTACACTGGCgtgacattggccgggtttcccaaaatcgttaagaagctcttaagtcctaagaacttcttaggagcgttcttagaacattcttacaacgctcctaagaagttcttagcacttaagagcttcttagcaattttgggaaacccggccattgtgtGTGCATAGCCAATTCTTATAGCGTATGCATAGGCGTAATGTAGCAGTGTCTGAGTAACTTTGTGTGGAGGACGTCCTCCAGTAGGCAAtgcgtgagggagggagagagagacagtgagtgtgGAGCGG is part of the Sardina pilchardus chromosome 22, fSarPil1.1, whole genome shotgun sequence genome and encodes:
- the LOC134070631 gene encoding receptor-type tyrosine-protein phosphatase H-like, which gives rise to MGVFVLRRKPKLLSKVHMPMYDRNSDPGPSQDKSKAIPVKKFPDHFNHLSRDENREFSLEYSQFSTVGADLTQREATLPENKSKNRFIDILPYDCSRVKLSIRGQNSDYINANFIPGYGGKKMEYIAAQGPLSSTVSDFWRMIWEQKSERIVMVTNCIENGKAKCDQYWPQGPSPCRHGDLLITMTSERKESNWTMREFIVKHEAKSEERRVKHFHFTAWPDHGVPKGTEELIQFRGHIRQHIDRSPSSGPTVVHCSWASSSHSEF